A portion of the Macaca thibetana thibetana isolate TM-01 chromosome 9, ASM2454274v1, whole genome shotgun sequence genome contains these proteins:
- the SMNDC1 gene encoding survival of motor neuron-related-splicing factor 30 isoform X2 encodes MEVIELTKDLLSTQPSETLASSDSFASTQPTHSWKVGDKCMAIWSEDGQCYEAEIEEIDEENGTAAITFAGYGNAEVTPLLNLKPVEEGRKAKEDSGNKPMSKKEMIAQQREYKKKKALKKAQRIKELEQEREDQKVKWQQFNNRAYSKNKKGQVKRSIFASPESVTGKVGVGTCGIADKPMTQYQDTSKYNVRHLMPQ; translated from the exons ATG gaagTTATAGAACTAACCAAAGACCTTCTGTCAACTCAACCTTCTGAGACGCTTGCAAGTTCAGACAGTTTTGCTTCTACTCAACCTACTCATTCATGGAAAGTAGGAGACAAGTGTATGGCAATCTGGAGTGAAGATGGACA GTGTTATGAAGCGGAGATTGAAgagatagatgaagaaaatggcaCCGCTGCAATCACCTTTGCTGGTTATGGCAATGCTGAAGTGACTCCACTGTTGAACCTCAAGCCTgtagaagaaggaaggaaagcaaaggaGGACAGTGGCAACAAACCCATGTCAAA AAAAGAAATGATTGCCCAGCAGCgtgaatataaaaagaagaaagctttgaAAAAAGCTCAGAGAATAAAAGAACTTGAGCAAGAAAGAGAGGACCAGAAAGTGAAATGGCAACAATTCAACAACAGAGCctattccaaaaacaaaaaaggccag GTAAAGAGGAGTATTTTTGCTTCACCTGAGAGTGTGACTGGCAAAGTTGGAGTAGGAACTTGTGGAATTGCCGATAAACCTATGACACAATATCAAGATACCTCTAAATACAATGTCAGGCATTTGATGCCTCAATAA
- the SMNDC1 gene encoding survival of motor neuron-related-splicing factor 30 isoform X1 has protein sequence MSEDLAKQLASYKAQLQQVEAALSGNGENEDLLKLKKDLQEVIELTKDLLSTQPSETLASSDSFASTQPTHSWKVGDKCMAIWSEDGQCYEAEIEEIDEENGTAAITFAGYGNAEVTPLLNLKPVEEGRKAKEDSGNKPMSKKEMIAQQREYKKKKALKKAQRIKELEQEREDQKVKWQQFNNRAYSKNKKGQVKRSIFASPESVTGKVGVGTCGIADKPMTQYQDTSKYNVRHLMPQ, from the exons aTGTCAGAGGATTTAGCAAAGCAGCTGGCAAGCTACAAAGCTCAGCTCCAGCAAGTTGAAGCTGCATTATctggaaatggagaaaatgaagatTTGCTAAAATTGAAGAAAGATTTACAA gaagTTATAGAACTAACCAAAGACCTTCTGTCAACTCAACCTTCTGAGACGCTTGCAAGTTCAGACAGTTTTGCTTCTACTCAACCTACTCATTCATGGAAAGTAGGAGACAAGTGTATGGCAATCTGGAGTGAAGATGGACA GTGTTATGAAGCGGAGATTGAAgagatagatgaagaaaatggcaCCGCTGCAATCACCTTTGCTGGTTATGGCAATGCTGAAGTGACTCCACTGTTGAACCTCAAGCCTgtagaagaaggaaggaaagcaaaggaGGACAGTGGCAACAAACCCATGTCAAA AAAAGAAATGATTGCCCAGCAGCgtgaatataaaaagaagaaagctttgaAAAAAGCTCAGAGAATAAAAGAACTTGAGCAAGAAAGAGAGGACCAGAAAGTGAAATGGCAACAATTCAACAACAGAGCctattccaaaaacaaaaaaggccag GTAAAGAGGAGTATTTTTGCTTCACCTGAGAGTGTGACTGGCAAAGTTGGAGTAGGAACTTGTGGAATTGCCGATAAACCTATGACACAATATCAAGATACCTCTAAATACAATGTCAGGCATTTGATGCCTCAATAA